In one window of Balaenoptera musculus isolate JJ_BM4_2016_0621 chromosome 10, mBalMus1.pri.v3, whole genome shotgun sequence DNA:
- the FKBP4 gene encoding peptidyl-prolyl cis-trans isomerase FKBP4, which translates to MTAEETKAAESGAQSAPLPLEGVDISPKQDEGVLKVIKREGTGTEMPMIGDRVSVHYTGWLLDGTKFDSSLDRKDRFSFDLGKGEVIKAWDIAVATMKVGEVCHITCKPEYAYGSAGSPPKIPPNATLVFEVELFEFKGEDLTDEEDGGIIRRIRARGEGHAKPNDGALVEVALEGYYKDQIFDRRELRFEVGEGESVDLPCGLEKAIQRMEKGEHSIVYLKPSYAFGSVGKEKFQIPPNAELKYEVQLKSFEKAKESWEMSSEEKLEQSTIVKERGTMYFKEGKYKQALLQYKKIVSWLEFESSFSNENAQKAQALRLASHLNLAMCHLKLQAFSAAIENCNKALELDSSNEKGLFRRGEAHLAVNDFDLARADFQKLLQLYPSNKAAKAQLAVCQQRIRKQLEREKKLYANMFERLAGEESKAKATVAAGEQPADAEMKEMKEEQKNDVAGAQPQVEAEA; encoded by the exons ATGACCGCCGAGGAGACGAAGGCTGCAGAGAGCGGAGCGCAGTCGGCGCCGCTGCCCCTCGAGGGGGTGGACATCAGCCCCAAGCAGGATGAGGGCGTGCTTAAG gtCATCAAGCGAGAGGGCACAGGCACAGAGATGCCCATGATCGGGGACCGAGTCTCTGTCCACTACACGGGCTGGCTGCTTGATGGCACCAAGTTTGACTCCAGCCTGGACCGCAAGGACAGATTCTCCTTCGACCTGGGGAAAG GGGAGGTCATCAAGGCTTGGGATATTGCTGTAGCGACCATGAAGGTGGGGGAAGTGTGCCACATCACCTGCAAGCCAGAATATGCCTATGGTTCGGCGGGCAGCCCTCCCAAGATCCCTCCCAACGCCACGCTTGTGTTCGAG GTGGAGTTGTTTGAGTTCAAGGGAGAGGACCTGACGGACGAAGAAGACGGCGGAATCATCAGGAGAATCCGGGCTCGGGGGGAAGGCCACGCCAAGCCCAACGATGGCGCCCTCGTGGAGG TTGCGCTGGAAGGGTACTACAAGGACCAGATCTTTGACCGCCGGGAGCTCCGCTTTGAGGTCGGCGAGGGGGAGAGCGTGGATCTGCCTTGTGGGCTGGAGAAAGCCATTCAGCGCATGGAAAAAGGAGAACATTCCATCGTGTATCTCAAGCCCAG CTATGCTTTTGGCAGTGTTGGGAAGGAAAAGTTCCAGATCCCACCAAATGCTGAGCTGAAGTATGAAGTACAGCTCAAGAGTTTTGAGAAG GCCAAGGAGTCCTGGGAGATGAGTTCAGAGGAGAAGCTGGAGCAGAGCACTATAGTGAAGGAGCGGGGCACCATGTACTTCAAG GAAGGCAAGTACAAGCAAGCTCTGCTGCAGTACAAGAAGATTGTGTCCTGGCTGGAATTCGAGTCGAGTTTCTCTAATGAGAACGCACAGAAGGCGCAGGCCCTTCGGCTGGCCTCCCACCTCAACCTGGCCATGTGTCATCTGAAGCTGCAAGCCTTCTCGGCTGCCATTGAAAACTGTAATAAG GCCCTGGAACTGGACAGCAGCAACGAGAAGGGCCTTTTCCGCCGGGGAGAGGCCCACCTGGCGGTGAACGACTTTGACTTGGCACGGGCTGATTTCCAGAAGCTCCTGCAGCTCTACCCCAGCAACAAAGCCGCCAAGGCCCAGCTGGCCGTCTGCCAGCAGCGGATCCGCAAGCAGCTCGAACGGGAGAAGAAGCTCTACGCCAACATGTTTGAGAGGCTGGCTGGGGAGGAGAGCAAG GCCAAGGCCACGGTCGCTGCGGGAGAGCAGCCCGCTGACGCAGAGATGAAGGAGATGAAGGAGGAGCAGAAGAACGACGTGGCAGGGGCCCAGCCTCAGGTGGAGGCGGAAGCCTAG